TGGAAAAACTACAGATCAATATTTTCTGCCAAAATAAATTCAGTGTTAACCAAAACAAGCTGTTGATTCATTTGTTGCAGCTCGGTTCAGCTGGGAGGCAATTTTCCTCCTACAGATTTGTCTCTTAATGTCTGTCCCAGGTCAGCGCCGAGCAGGTTTCGGCATGACGAAGACCTTGACAGGCTTGCTGAGGGTGATGGTGCCCTCGATTGAGCTTTCGGTAGTTGGCAGGCTTTCTGTGCTCTCGTCCCAGGCTGGTTTGTGCACTGCCAGTTTACTGCTGTAGGCCAGGAGCAACTGCACCTCGATCTGAGACGGctctgagaagaagaagagaaagcaaGAAGTCGTCTTTAAGGAAATTATTTCGTTCATCCGTCTTTAGTGaccgctttatcctggtcatatCCTTGTACATGGTGTTGAAATTCCTACTAGTCTACTGCAGTCTACACACCACTAACACAATATATTTATGGTTTTCAGGGCTTCATTattatgatgttttttgtttgaacaAATATTTCACTACTCTCTCTGTGTACTAGAGAAATGGCTTGACTCCCACACATTCTGGCAAGAACTACCTTCTCCAGCCTAGATGCAATTCTATTTATATCAATGTGGCTGCTAGGGTTTCATCTTGTATGCCTTAATAAACTCACACGAGCATGGGATTTATCTCTTTTTGTTAAAAAAGCACGTTAACGAAATCcatatagacaaaaaaaaaaaaacaacaacatggagTATCCATGCTATAATTTTTCACAATTTGCTAAAATGACATTAACTCTGATTGGTAATGAGGATAATCATCAGTATTGATTACATGTTTACCAAATAAACaagcagggatttttttttaaacatcacttTTCCAAATTAAATCACAAAGTGCAGGAAcatgagctttaaaaaaaaatgagttatGCTGAGCAGTGGGTTGCAACTCATTATACTCAATAATATGGACAGGTCATTCCACAAGTAATGGACTACATTCCAGGCAAGTAATGAGAATAGTCTCACCTGTCCAGGCAGTATGGGATAGATACACCTGAGTGATGAGCCGTGTCCTTCCTGGTCCTGGTGTCCTAAAATCTCCAGGCTTGGGGTGAATTATGTGCGACTGTCCATCTGGGTAGAGAACCTACAGAAAAGACGTTTAACATGTTTACTACTTGAAATGATACTGTATTATTCCTGCTTAATGATGACTCAACAATAAATTATCCCTGACCTGCACTTTAACTTTAGCTTGTGGGTCTTGAACGTGTTCCAGAGTGGCATCGATGTCTAACCCCAGCACTAAGCCAGAAGTAAACCGCAGCGGGTTGTCGGACTCTCCTGTCGGCTCAATTATCGTAGCTGAAGCTCTGTGGATCTGGAAACcccaaaacaataaaaagttaGAAGTGTTCTGGGAGGCTGTAAGAAATATTATGTtctgcacaatttttttttcttcctaaatGCCACTTTGATGCAGAACGAACAGACCTGCTCCGGGAGTTTGAGGTGAGTGAATCTGTTATGTCTCAGAGTGGTCTGGAGGATCTTTACTAAATCCAGAGGTTTGCAGGCTATGAGTCTCGGCATCAGTTCTAGAAGCTTCTCCACAAAACTGTCCTGAAGGTGGGGCAGCTCGGTCATGAAGAGCCTGTGCGGGCAAAAGAAGGCTGTTTAGGTCTGATGGAATGGGAAACAAAAAGATCATGCGAATGATGTTAAGCATCATGAGTTGAATGCATGGAATTAGGGTTAGTTCCTGTCATCACTTGTTATAGCTGCCATAACCAGTCATTCCCTCCATAGCCTCCCTGTTTTTCCTCTCTCAAAGTTAATAAGGAggaaaatgcagcttgtcaccAAGAAACCTCCTCGATCCTAAAGACTCCAGTGTTAGAACTTACTGCCTGTTAGAAAGTGTTTAAGTAAGCTATATAAAtgtctcctcacagaaaacgtCACCTTATCAAAGGTAATATCATTTTTGTCCACCGTACAGCTGTTGAACTGATAGGCGcattaatagaaatattttgcCCTGGAGACCCCATATAGGTGttgttactgaaaataaattccATACACTTAATTACTTCTGTTAAAACAATCACAGTCACCAACCAGCCAGACCTACATGCTCACCTACCTTGTTGCTACACTCATTGGTCATTTTATTATCTGTGGTCAGGTGGAATTTTGTAGCTAGACAAATAGTGAGCGTTGCTATGTACAAGTTAGCATCCCACCTCACCAGTCAGTGCTGAgaataaacagagaaaaaaaaatcacagctgtGATCATCATATTCCCGTCACGTATACCTTTGGAAGGATTCCACTTCCTGTAGGAACTTCTCACACGATCCGAGAAGAGGCTCAACCCTAGGAAGGAAAAGTGGGTCAGAATGATTCTCTGGTCACAACCAATTTTTTTACAGATGTTATTTTAGAATATTGACCATAAAGCTGCATCGACACACGACAGGCTGTATTATGGTAAAATAGGAGCTGATGGTGACTGAATCGGTCCATGGGGCTCTGAATCAGTGAAGGAAATGAAACTTCCTTGGCATTGtgcttctctctgtttttcccaATCCCCCATGGAGAAGAATGAGTTAAATCCTACCCACAATCATTTCTAATGAACTTCATTGGTTacataaatgtcatttaaaccaCAACAGCCCTGAGCAGGACGAATCATTTATTGAAGTATTGACGATGAATGAATGCTGTTGTCAGATACAGCCTTTCCTTTCAGCTCCAGTTTCTCAGGCCTCAAAATGAAtaccttttatttttgtcacaatgTTTGCATAGCAATttctatttgtatagcattgAATTACACTGAACTGTGGCTGCGTTAACACTGTCCATATACAGGATTGTAAATGCATACTctcctgtctttgtgtgtgtgtgtgtgtgtgtgtgtgtgtgtgtgtgtgtgtgcgcagtacAGACCCTCTTTTGGTGCGGGAATTAAGAACAAGTTGTAGTGCCTTGGCTTGCAGTCGCACATTATGTATAGTTGCCACATGACGTGTCTCCAGTCCGCTGTATAGGAATTCCAACTTATATGTCTCATCTAggacctaacacacacacgcacacacacacacagacaaaagagagaagagagaaagaggaaatacAGAAGATCAACCTAAAGTGAGGAAAGgttcaactttgtcattgtaGGAGTACAAGGCAAATTACAAAGTACAATGAAATACGGTATAATCAACATAAAAAGAaccatttatatttgtttacattcaGCTTCATTTTGTTCAGTCTGAGGCAGATTCAGGCAAAAAACTGAATAGAACCATCtacacacattgtgtgtgtgtgtgtgtgtgtgtgtgtgtgtgtgtgtgtgtacctgctgtgCAGCAGTTGATGCCATGGCATTCTGTTTCAGACACAGAGGCACAGCCATGTTCCACAACTTCTCTTGTAGAGCCTgagatataaaaatgaataaataaatatgaaataaatttgttgtaaaaaaaaacaacaacattggtGTTATTCACTGCCCAAGCACTTTGGTTCACTGTGTCAGCCGAGACTAATATAGAgactaatatattttataatttgtacAATTTCCACAGAATGCTTGAATGCAGagttttaaaatgaagtgtaaaaatataaaatacaaagagaTCGTAAAAGCAGTCTGTTTCTCATGCCTTTACAGAATCCCAGAGCTTAGGGCTGTATAAATTTCATTCATGTGACATGATAAAGGCACCTTCATAAGTAGAAGTTGACAGTGCAGGTATGTTGCGCAAAAATCCGCAGATCCAGCCAGCTCCGTCTGCAGCATCCCGAGCCTCTGCAAGTCTCTGTGTGAAGAAGAGACCAGATAAACCTCAGCACACCATTCAGTCAAATAACCACAGGAGACTGAGTGTAACACAGTGTTTCAGACCTGATGGTAAAGTCAAGCAGGTCCTGAGCTCCAGTTGAGTCCAGGTTCTGCAGATTGCTGACTCGAGTCAAGCTCTCCTGGAGGAACTGCTGCGCTGAGTCCAGGCTGCAGGGCTCCATTCCTGATGACTCCGAGCCCAGACCCGCCGCCTGCTTCCTGCCTGGTAACTGAAAGCGGAGAAAAGGTTAAACGAAGAGAAGGACAAAGACACGATaagaaaaatactgtaaaaaaaaaaaaaggttcaggaTCTCACCCTGAGCTGAGGCACGAGGTGCGAGAGGCTGTCACGTAGGTATGCGTAGTGCCGGAACGTGTGGTCTGAGAACAGGGCTGGCATGGTGGGACAAGACGTCGCTGCATTAAACACCAGCACTAAAACGGCAATGTCTGATGAAACTCATATCAGGAAAAATCACCATCTAAGGGCTatgaattgtgttttgttttgatttattttcaaccCATAATTAAAGTTCTTTTGCCATAGAACAGGATGCGATCTGTGCTGcaaagtaaaacaaatacacTTACCAAAATACTCTAGACAGAAaacaattttttcttttttatacatcTTCTGTACATTTCTCTCCTTTTAGTAAACAAATTGGTTCAGGATACACGCAGGATCGTCCATGTCCGGCTCTGGGGTGTCGAAATAAGGGTGTGTGCTCAAGAGCTCAGGGACAATGGGCAACACCAGAGTGGGGTGACGAGCTCCGAGGAACTTCAAACACCTGTCGGGGTGAAATGAAGAAAGATGAGGTGCAAGAGGTGTGTTTAAAAACCTACACGGATCACTGGTTAGTGCTAATTCGACTGCGTTACAGAAACCTGCACTCACTTCCACACCGAGTTACGGTCGGTCGGATACTTGGCGAGGTTCTTCAGCAGCTCCAGCAGAGCCAGCTGGATGCACTCTTTGGTCGAGACGTTCGTGTAGCACAGCAGCTCATGAAGGGCCTCTCGGATGTCCCGTGATGAATCCTAAACTCGAGACAACAACGTTCCTTAATTACAAAATCAGCCAAAAGCTAATGATTACTGATGATTTTAGATATTATTATGTTAATACacatattacaaaataaagtcaacaataaataaaccGTATTGCTTTAAGAGtctccttattttaaatctgtttaaatctgTTGCACAAAAATATGAATGacttattttatgtttaaaaaaatcgcCAAGGAGTTTTCATTGtcggtgctttgtaacagtcggTAGGTTTTCCACTACGTGAATGTCGTCCGAAAAAGAGGAGTTTAATCTACGATTTCTTGGCAACACAacaagctgtttatttattaatagctTCAAGAAAAGGTGATAAAGGTATAACTGGTTATATCATTTAGGTGGTAAGAGAAACCAATgtaactttaataaataataattgttgttaTCAACGTTACTGTAATATCATGCTGCATTACACACCCCGTCACTGATCATTTTTCTTTAAGAGTGTTTGTCTTCATGATTTATTCCTTAGGTAGAATGTAATAatgtaaggttttttttaatgaatgaaaacattctatcatgtttttatcttttccCTGTACAAGACGCTGTGTAAACTAGtacaatagaaaaaaataaaagtatactGCAGTACTGAGGtaataaataatcaacaccttctgaccaatcagaatccagaataaGCACACTGGGAATTCTTGCGTATTCTGGGTTTAATGTACCTCGAGCACGGCGAGCACTGTGTCCAGCTGGTCCTCACGAAGCGTGATGTGAGTGGAGATCTGTCGCAACACGTGGATGGACTGCAGTCTCACCTCCTCGATTTCGTCATTAAACATGTCCACCAGGAAGTCCAGGCACTTCTCTGCAAAGCTGGGAGAGGACAGAGCCAGAGAACACAAGGCCTCCACGGCTGCGATCCGCACTTCTGCAAAGACACACGTGCACGTCGATGGAGATTTCTTCGAACGACGTGTACCGTGACGTGATGAAGACCTTATTAAAGCTAGGATACGCACCGTACATCTCGTCTTCAAGTCCATGCACAAAAGCTCCACAGGCACCGGAGTCGATCAGGTTTACACCAGACGTGTCCACTTTCTCTCTGGGAGCGTCGTCCGCCCATCTCCGGCCTGAGGAGAATTCTCCGGAAGCGTAGAGCTCTTTGGCTCGCTCGTGAGCTGTGCGCTTTCTCTAACGCGTGAAGAGCAGACATGGGCCTATAATCAACAGAGCTGCAAGGACACTCCGAAATACATTTCACTTTTCCTGGGCTCCATTTGGTAGACGGCTGCTCATCAGATAAATCGTGTTCTATGCGGAAGCCGCTGTTACTACTGTTTCTAATGCTCTGAACACAACGATGGTATTACGGCTCTCTGATGATCAAAGCTAGTAGCTTTCTGGTGTAGCTACAACACACTGTATGGAGACAAAACTGAGCTGTCTACACTGCAAAATGAAACAAGGTGCAAAAAATGACTTAATAGCAGGTCTTAATATCTTGAATCTAGTCAAATTCATTTACTATTGTCATAGGAAATAAAAGTATTAAGCTTATTCCTAAgcatattttactgttgtacTACGTAATGATctacaaataaaacatcaatattcattcattcatt
Above is a window of Tachysurus vachellii isolate PV-2020 chromosome 9, HZAU_Pvac_v1, whole genome shotgun sequence DNA encoding:
- the ints4 gene encoding integrator complex subunit 4, with translation MAAHLKKRVYEEFSKVVQQQPLEEVPAKRLRLTKPSKSAALHIDLCKATSPTDALQYLLQFARKPVEAESVEGVVRILLEHYYKEADNSVRLKIASLLGLLSKTSGFSPDCIVDEVINTLNHDKSNQVLAQLLDTLLVIGTQLPDNMAVTQRLYDVACKHLQSTYFGVRNKCLQLLGCLGSVDKPPSKESEAAPGTSTAPLRDVQSLISDYFNDQDPRVRTAAIKAMLQLHERGMKLQQTIYNQACKLLSDDYEQVRSAAVQMVWVLSQLYPESIVPIPSSNEEIRLIDDSFGKICHMVSDGSWVVRVQAAKLLGSMKQVSPHFLEQTLDKKLMSDLRRKRTAHERAKELYASGEFSSGRRWADDAPREKVDTSGVNLIDSGACGAFVHGLEDEMYEVRIAAVEALCSLALSSPSFAEKCLDFLVDMFNDEIEEVRLQSIHVLRQISTHITLREDQLDTVLAVLEDSSRDIREALHELLCYTNVSTKECIQLALLELLKNLAKYPTDRNSVWKCLKFLGARHPTLVLPIVPELLSTHPYFDTPEPDMDDPAYIAVLVLVFNAATSCPTMPALFSDHTFRHYAYLRDSLSHLVPQLRLPGRKQAAGLGSESSGMEPCSLDSAQQFLQESLTRVSNLQNLDSTGAQDLLDFTIRDLQRLGMLQTELAGSADFCATYLHCQLLLMKALQEKLWNMAVPLCLKQNAMASTAAQQVLDETYKLEFLYSGLETRHVATIHNVRLQAKALQLVLNSRTKRGVEPLLGSCEKFLQEVESFQRLFMTELPHLQDSFVEKLLELMPRLIACKPLDLVKILQTTLRHNRFTHLKLPEQIHRASATIIEPTGESDNPLRFTSGLVLGLDIDATLEHVQDPQAKVKVQVLYPDGQSHIIHPKPGDFRTPGPGRTRLITQVYLSHTAWTEPSQIEVQLLLAYSSKLAVHKPAWDESTESLPTTESSIEGTITLSKPVKVFVMPKPARR